The Sedimentisphaera salicampi genome includes a region encoding these proteins:
- a CDS encoding beta-glucosidase, whose protein sequence is MKKVMVLIVSAFLISSFVYAESYEYPFRNPELKVEDRIDDLLSRLTVEEKAWQMVMNTRGVERLEIPSFHWWNECLHGVARAGKATVFPQAIALASTWNTDLMHEIASAISDEARGKYNSDPARNTQYRGLTMWSPTINIARDPRWGRTEETYGEDPYLTGCMGYSFITGLQGDHPKYLKVAATPKHFVANNIEAKRHSTRPFISERALREYYLPAFEKAVTEAKAESIMSAYNGINNIPCSTNKWLLEGLLRYQWGFDGSVVTDVGVPGDLVQSHRIYGTAPETVEPMIEAGVNVIDDFRPDFPKYIIEAYDKGMVNDSQLDKALYPNLRTLFRLGFFDPPEEVPFSKISKSVVGCDKHISLARQAARESIVLLKNDNVNGKPLLPIDTGRVKRVAVLGTHATENYVGGYSGTPVGGDVSVLEGLKNGSGQSIAVKHVRSSIAMDDMKSVIPTSNYRPPTEEEGEHGLRAEYYPTPDFQGKPFVRTVRTVDFDWGSSSPDPMIPYDNFSAVYSGKLIPNQTGVHTFLTENIDDGVRLYIDGKLVLDRWQFQIGVVKSKVRLKAGEEYDLKLEYREDAGGAQVHLYWREPDIDPAEILENELELAEKSDLVVVALGLDQRYEFEGRDKNTLAFPSEQLDFLKKVYEVNQNIVVVLQIGSPMAITWMDENIPAIVNMWYPGEQGGNGLADILFGKNSPSGKLPATFFASDDQLLPWDDYEPQHGRTYMYFDGKPLYPFGYGLSYTDFAYSDINISKRYVNEEDNVTVKFTLENIGSKEGAEVVQLYASNVESPVYQPKRQLKRFKKVNLMSGQSKTISFDLEIGDLNYWDSKTKSFIVEPGEFEILIGSSSADIELKESITVK, encoded by the coding sequence ATGAAGAAGGTAATGGTTCTTATTGTTAGTGCATTTTTGATAAGCTCATTTGTTTACGCGGAGAGTTATGAGTATCCTTTTAGAAATCCTGAGCTTAAAGTTGAAGACAGGATAGATGACCTGCTCTCTCGGCTGACTGTAGAAGAAAAGGCGTGGCAGATGGTTATGAATACCAGAGGCGTTGAAAGGCTCGAAATACCGAGTTTTCATTGGTGGAACGAATGCCTTCATGGTGTTGCACGTGCCGGCAAGGCAACGGTCTTCCCGCAGGCAATAGCTCTTGCTTCTACATGGAATACCGATCTGATGCACGAAATAGCATCGGCGATATCCGATGAGGCGAGGGGAAAATACAATTCCGACCCCGCCAGAAACACTCAGTACAGAGGCTTGACGATGTGGAGCCCTACTATCAATATCGCCCGTGATCCGAGATGGGGCAGAACCGAAGAAACCTACGGCGAAGACCCTTATCTTACAGGCTGTATGGGCTATTCATTCATCACCGGCCTCCAAGGGGATCATCCAAAATATTTGAAGGTTGCAGCCACACCCAAGCACTTTGTAGCTAACAATATAGAGGCAAAGCGTCATTCAACCCGTCCGTTTATCAGCGAAAGGGCTCTGCGTGAATATTATCTGCCGGCTTTCGAGAAGGCTGTTACCGAGGCAAAGGCCGAATCCATAATGAGTGCGTATAACGGCATCAACAACATCCCCTGCAGCACAAACAAATGGCTGCTTGAAGGGCTTCTTCGTTATCAATGGGGATTCGATGGAAGCGTTGTTACCGATGTTGGGGTTCCGGGTGATCTGGTGCAGTCTCACCGGATTTACGGCACTGCGCCGGAAACGGTTGAACCTATGATTGAGGCCGGTGTAAACGTGATTGATGACTTTCGCCCGGACTTCCCGAAATATATTATCGAGGCTTATGATAAGGGTATGGTAAATGATTCGCAGCTTGACAAAGCCCTCTATCCGAATCTGAGAACCCTGTTCAGGCTTGGATTCTTCGATCCACCTGAAGAGGTGCCGTTTTCAAAGATCTCCAAGTCTGTGGTGGGCTGCGATAAGCACATCTCGCTTGCCAGACAGGCCGCACGAGAGTCTATCGTTCTGTTGAAAAATGACAACGTAAATGGTAAGCCGCTTCTCCCGATAGACACCGGGAGGGTAAAGAGAGTAGCGGTTCTCGGTACTCACGCAACAGAGAATTATGTCGGCGGGTATTCGGGAACACCTGTCGGTGGCGATGTTTCGGTTTTGGAAGGTTTGAAAAACGGCTCGGGGCAATCCATAGCGGTCAAGCATGTTAGATCTTCCATCGCTATGGACGATATGAAGTCTGTGATTCCAACTTCAAACTACAGACCTCCAACAGAAGAAGAAGGAGAGCACGGATTAAGGGCTGAATATTACCCAACTCCGGATTTCCAAGGGAAACCATTTGTAAGGACAGTGAGAACTGTTGATTTCGACTGGGGCAGCTCCTCTCCTGACCCTATGATACCTTATGATAATTTCTCCGCTGTTTACTCAGGCAAGCTGATTCCTAATCAGACAGGCGTTCATACCTTCCTTACTGAGAATATTGATGACGGCGTAAGGCTTTACATTGATGGAAAGCTTGTCTTAGATAGATGGCAATTCCAGATCGGTGTGGTTAAATCTAAAGTGAGGCTTAAAGCCGGCGAAGAATACGATTTAAAGCTCGAATACAGAGAAGATGCCGGCGGAGCACAGGTACACCTTTATTGGCGGGAGCCGGATATCGACCCCGCTGAGATCCTGGAAAATGAGCTTGAGCTCGCTGAAAAGAGCGACCTTGTCGTTGTAGCTTTGGGACTGGACCAGAGATACGAATTTGAGGGCAGGGATAAAAACACGCTTGCCTTCCCTTCCGAGCAGCTTGATTTTCTCAAGAAGGTTTACGAGGTAAATCAGAATATCGTTGTTGTTCTGCAAATCGGAAGCCCTATGGCGATTACGTGGATGGACGAAAATATTCCTGCAATTGTTAATATGTGGTATCCCGGCGAGCAGGGAGGTAATGGCTTGGCAGATATATTGTTCGGCAAGAATTCTCCTTCCGGCAAGCTCCCTGCAACTTTCTTCGCCTCCGATGATCAGCTCCTGCCTTGGGACGATTATGAGCCTCAGCACGGAAGAACCTATATGTATTTTGATGGCAAGCCGCTCTATCCGTTCGGCTATGGTCTAAGCTATACTGATTTCGCATATTCCGATATTAACATAAGCAAGAGGTATGTTAATGAAGAGGATAATGTTACTGTAAAGTTTACTCTTGAGAATATTGGCTCAAAGGAAGGGGCTGAAGTAGTTCAGCTGTATGCGAGCAATGTGGAATCTCCAGTTTACCAGCCAAAAAGGCAGCTTAAGAGATTCAAGAAGGTTAATCTTATGTCTGGGCAAAGCAAAACTATATCATTCGACCTTGAGATCGGCGACCTGAATTACTGGGACAGCAAGACGAAATCATTCATTGTTGAGCCCGGTGAATTTGAAATTCTGATCGGCTCATCATCTGCTGATATTGAGCTGAAAGAAAGCATAACCGTAAAATAG
- the xylA gene encoding xylose isomerase, with product MNQFFPEVKKIEYRGPESKDPLSFRHYNPEEVVLGKKMADHLRFAVCYWHTFKGLGDDPFGGPTMIRNYNQSSEPMQAAKDTMHAAFEFFTKLGVNFWCFHDRDIAPEADNLAETNKRLDEMASLAKKLQGDTGLRLLWGTTNAFSHRRFLAGASTNPSPEVFAYAASQVKKAMEITHELGGQGYVFWGGREGYDTLLNTDMKRELDHMGMFMNMAVDHKKKIGFEGDLFIEPKPKEPTKHQYDFDAGNCMAFLQKYNLTNEFKLNIEANHATLAAHTFQHELEYAAANGMLGSVDANRGDMLLGWDTDQFPTNLYDSALAMYTIIRAGGFTSGGLNFDAKLRRQSIDPVDLFYAHIAAMDCFARGLKIAEKMINDGSLAENLKKRYAGWDAGLGAEIESGKADFEKLEQYTIENGEPELQSGRQEMLENILNGYI from the coding sequence ATGAATCAGTTTTTCCCAGAAGTAAAGAAGATTGAGTATAGGGGGCCGGAATCAAAAGATCCGCTGTCATTCAGACACTACAACCCCGAGGAAGTTGTGCTCGGAAAGAAAATGGCAGACCATTTGCGTTTTGCCGTCTGCTATTGGCATACCTTTAAGGGGTTGGGCGATGATCCGTTTGGCGGCCCAACTATGATCCGCAATTACAATCAATCCAGCGAGCCGATGCAGGCTGCCAAAGATACAATGCACGCCGCTTTTGAGTTCTTCACAAAGCTCGGCGTAAATTTCTGGTGTTTTCACGACAGGGACATCGCTCCAGAGGCGGATAATCTTGCCGAAACAAACAAGAGGCTCGATGAGATGGCTTCCCTTGCCAAAAAGCTTCAGGGTGATACAGGGCTAAGGCTGCTTTGGGGAACAACCAACGCCTTCAGCCACAGAAGATTCCTTGCCGGCGCATCAACCAACCCCTCGCCTGAGGTCTTTGCCTATGCGGCCAGTCAGGTGAAAAAGGCAATGGAAATTACGCACGAACTTGGCGGTCAGGGCTATGTGTTCTGGGGCGGCAGAGAGGGCTATGATACCCTGCTCAATACAGATATGAAGCGTGAGCTCGACCATATGGGAATGTTTATGAATATGGCAGTTGACCATAAGAAGAAGATAGGATTTGAAGGCGATCTTTTCATTGAGCCCAAGCCAAAAGAGCCCACAAAGCATCAGTACGATTTTGATGCCGGCAACTGTATGGCATTTCTCCAGAAGTACAACCTTACAAATGAATTCAAGCTGAATATCGAGGCAAACCATGCTACCCTTGCCGCACATACCTTCCAGCACGAACTTGAGTATGCAGCTGCTAACGGTATGCTGGGTTCTGTTGATGCCAACCGCGGCGATATGCTGCTCGGCTGGGATACCGATCAGTTCCCCACAAACCTATACGACAGCGCACTTGCAATGTACACAATCATCAGGGCAGGCGGGTTTACTTCAGGCGGATTGAATTTCGATGCCAAGCTGCGCAGGCAGTCTATCGATCCGGTTGATCTTTTCTATGCCCATATTGCAGCTATGGACTGCTTTGCAAGGGGGCTCAAGATTGCCGAAAAAATGATCAACGACGGATCACTCGCTGAGAACCTCAAGAAACGCTATGCAGGCTGGGATGCCGGCTTAGGAGCTGAGATTGAGTCTGGCAAAGCAGATTTCGAAAAGCTTGAGCAATATACGATCGAAAACGGCGAGCCGGAACTGCAAAGCGGCAGGCAGGAAATGCTTGAAAACATCCTCAATGGCTACATCTAA
- a CDS encoding xylulokinase, with the protein MYLLGYDCGTSSIKATLLDAESGMPAASSTAPSCEMQIRSLKSGWAEQPPEMWWDNLKKATADLLSKAEIESPDIKAIGITYQMHGLVIVDKQLAPLRDSIIWCDSRAVEIGSRAFEELGQEMCLQNLLNSPGNFTASKLKWVKDNEPEIYSRIYKAMLPGDYIAMKLTGEIFTTESGLSEMILWNFQKGGLAESVLNYYGIDEGLLPDALPAFSQQGELTNAAAAELGLTAGTKVCYRAGDQPNNALSLNVLRPGEIAATAGTSGVVYGVSDAPAYDEQSRVNSFVHVSHQHSRPRYGVLLCINGAGILNSWVKNNIASGMDYAQLDKLASEIPAGSEGLSIIPFGNGAERILGNSWPGGAISGINFNVHSQLHIFRAAQEGIAFAMNYGLSIMKNMNVRPQKIKAGNANMFLSPVFCEAFSNVTGAALELYNTDGSQGAARAAGIGLGIYKGFDEAFEGLECTKRIEPDQKLIQTYNEAYEKWTETLNKEE; encoded by the coding sequence ATGTATCTTTTGGGCTATGACTGTGGCACATCTTCAATAAAAGCCACACTCCTTGATGCGGAATCAGGGATGCCGGCAGCTTCGTCAACAGCACCGTCGTGCGAAATGCAGATTCGTTCTCTCAAATCCGGATGGGCTGAGCAGCCCCCGGAGATGTGGTGGGATAATTTAAAAAAAGCCACAGCCGATTTGCTTTCAAAAGCTGAAATAGAATCCCCTGATATCAAGGCAATAGGCATTACATACCAGATGCACGGACTTGTGATAGTTGATAAACAGCTTGCCCCGCTTCGAGACTCAATAATATGGTGCGACAGCAGGGCGGTTGAGATCGGCAGCAGGGCATTCGAAGAGCTGGGTCAAGAAATGTGTTTGCAAAACCTTCTCAACTCACCTGGAAACTTCACTGCATCAAAATTGAAGTGGGTGAAGGATAACGAACCTGAGATTTACAGCAGAATCTATAAGGCTATGCTTCCCGGCGACTATATAGCTATGAAATTGACAGGCGAGATTTTCACCACCGAGTCCGGCCTTTCTGAGATGATCCTTTGGAATTTCCAAAAGGGCGGTCTTGCAGAATCTGTATTGAACTATTACGGAATAGATGAAGGATTGCTGCCTGATGCCCTGCCTGCATTTTCGCAGCAGGGAGAGCTAACTAACGCAGCAGCCGCCGAGCTGGGTCTAACAGCAGGCACTAAAGTATGTTACCGTGCAGGAGATCAGCCCAACAATGCGCTTTCGCTCAATGTACTCAGGCCGGGCGAGATAGCTGCCACAGCGGGCACTTCCGGCGTTGTTTACGGCGTTTCAGATGCACCTGCTTATGATGAGCAGTCTCGAGTAAACAGCTTTGTTCACGTAAGCCATCAGCATAGCAGACCGAGATACGGTGTTTTGCTTTGCATAAACGGAGCGGGCATTTTGAACAGCTGGGTGAAAAACAATATCGCCTCTGGTATGGACTATGCTCAGTTAGATAAATTAGCTTCAGAAATCCCTGCCGGCAGCGAAGGTCTTTCGATAATACCTTTCGGAAACGGTGCTGAGCGTATTCTCGGCAACAGCTGGCCAGGCGGGGCGATCAGCGGAATCAATTTCAACGTTCACAGCCAGCTGCATATTTTCCGTGCTGCCCAGGAAGGGATCGCTTTCGCTATGAATTACGGTCTTTCAATAATGAAGAATATGAATGTTAGGCCCCAAAAGATCAAGGCAGGAAATGCAAATATGTTTTTAAGCCCTGTTTTCTGCGAGGCCTTCTCTAACGTAACCGGTGCAGCATTAGAATTGTACAATACAGACGGCTCTCAGGGTGCAGCGAGGGCTGCCGGCATTGGGCTCGGCATATATAAAGGCTTTGATGAAGCGTTTGAAGGCTTGGAATGTACAAAAAGAATTGAGCCAGACCAAAAATTAATACAAACTTATAATGAAGCATACGAAAAATGGACAGAAACCTTAAATAAAGAGGAGTAG
- a CDS encoding DNA-binding transcriptional regulator: protein MKKVLIIVDTSRNTGRQLLAGAEKFIRAFDRWQVHTKPPEYLDSGHEIPYNLNRFDGFFICDAKNISRILKTDKPKIINYIDEKNSPGAISIITDSEMIGKMAADYFYSLGFKNFAYCGFENIPWSEKRMRSYEKQVLSCGVEKIFIYKDSAAFLDRKAPVVSWLQSLPKPICIFGCNDDRAIYIMEACKIAGISVPEEVAVLGVDNDELVCNLSSPPLSSILLNFETAGFAGARVLGSLMREQRHNENINVQPVEIVERQSTEVLAVDDKEVVAALIFIRNNFHKLIQASDVVEATTLSRRSLEYRFKSQLNRTIKEEIDRFRVKHIRKSLSETDFPVYQIAQSLEFTAPEHFSRYFKNITGESPSEFRKRVSKAE, encoded by the coding sequence ATGAAAAAGGTACTGATAATCGTTGACACCTCAAGGAATACGGGCAGGCAGCTTCTTGCCGGCGCCGAGAAGTTCATTAGAGCCTTTGACCGCTGGCAGGTGCATACCAAACCGCCTGAATACCTTGACAGCGGGCATGAAATTCCTTACAACCTGAACAGATTTGACGGTTTTTTTATATGCGATGCCAAAAACATATCAAGAATCCTTAAAACAGACAAGCCCAAGATCATCAATTACATAGACGAAAAAAACAGCCCAGGAGCAATATCTATAATAACCGATTCTGAGATGATCGGAAAAATGGCCGCGGACTATTTCTACTCACTGGGATTTAAGAATTTCGCATATTGCGGATTTGAGAATATTCCGTGGTCTGAAAAGAGGATGCGGAGCTATGAGAAGCAGGTGCTCAGCTGCGGGGTCGAAAAGATATTCATCTATAAAGACAGTGCAGCGTTTTTAGACAGAAAAGCACCGGTTGTAAGCTGGCTCCAGAGCTTGCCCAAACCAATCTGTATATTCGGCTGCAACGATGACAGAGCCATCTACATTATGGAAGCCTGCAAGATCGCAGGTATCAGCGTTCCGGAGGAGGTGGCTGTGCTGGGCGTTGATAACGACGAGCTCGTATGCAACCTTTCCTCGCCCCCGCTCTCCAGCATCCTGCTGAATTTCGAGACGGCCGGATTTGCCGGAGCTAGAGTTCTCGGGAGTTTAATGAGAGAACAAAGGCACAATGAGAACATAAATGTTCAGCCTGTGGAGATTGTTGAGAGGCAGTCAACGGAGGTTCTTGCTGTTGACGATAAAGAGGTTGTGGCGGCGTTGATTTTTATCCGCAATAACTTCCACAAATTGATTCAGGCAAGTGATGTTGTAGAGGCGACAACGCTCTCAAGACGTTCGCTGGAGTATCGATTCAAAAGCCAGCTCAACAGAACGATAAAAGAGGAAATTGACAGGTTTCGAGTGAAGCATATCAGGAAATCACTTAGTGAAACGGACTTTCCTGTTTATCAGATAGCTCAAAGCCTCGAATTCACTGCGCCGGAGCATTTTTCTCGCTATTTCAAAAATATTACCGGCGAATCACCAAGTGAATTCAGGAAACGAGTGAGCAAAGCAGAATGA
- a CDS encoding PEP-CTERM sorting domain-containing protein translates to MARPVLIVFLLLCCNIFAAYQYLDFVGVESSESLKCEVPPEIYVGDFQTGTHVWRGDGQYITPGSCIEFFQGAGPYGEGDPQELVVEEALNPLDFDGYTQQVMRRVGYVSDQLYKEIFNKSTEMPDNGPQVTERQVYGCAIQLLVWEINFETNHDSYSLTEGDFTAFASDDYYGDWSSDITDLIISEFDQLAAEAVNTPSDYFPQGTVYVPVKSGKDYQDFITVIVPEPATLALLGIGGILMRRRKISE, encoded by the coding sequence ATGGCAAGGCCTGTTTTAATTGTATTCTTGCTGCTTTGCTGTAATATTTTTGCAGCTTACCAGTATCTTGATTTTGTTGGCGTTGAATCAAGTGAATCTCTTAAGTGCGAAGTTCCTCCTGAAATATACGTAGGGGATTTTCAAACAGGAACGCACGTTTGGCGGGGAGATGGCCAGTATATAACGCCCGGCAGCTGTATCGAGTTTTTCCAAGGTGCAGGGCCTTACGGAGAAGGTGATCCGCAGGAGCTCGTAGTAGAAGAAGCTCTTAATCCGCTTGATTTTGACGGATACACCCAGCAGGTTATGAGAAGAGTTGGGTACGTATCAGACCAGCTTTACAAGGAAATATTTAATAAAAGCACCGAAATGCCCGATAACGGCCCGCAGGTTACTGAGAGGCAAGTTTACGGCTGCGCTATTCAGCTCCTTGTGTGGGAAATAAATTTTGAAACCAATCACGACAGTTACAGCCTTACCGAAGGCGATTTTACTGCATTTGCCTCTGATGACTATTACGGTGATTGGTCATCTGATATAACAGACTTGATTATTTCTGAGTTCGACCAACTGGCTGCCGAGGCAGTTAATACTCCCTCAGACTACTTCCCTCAAGGTACTGTTTACGTGCCTGTAAAAAGCGGCAAAGACTATCAGGACTTTATAACTGTAATCGTCCCTGAGCCCGCTACTTTGGCTCTACTAGGCATAGGCGGAATCTTAATGAGAAGAAGGAAGATCTCAGAATAG
- a CDS encoding FecR domain-containing protein, which yields MKKEDIFKLYNKIVSSIEGDLSDRERAELLQTVRSDSDAAYYYLRFMEIYSMMSSHDGSRIIENLIETGEDLSFAEELNIDENAVNRILEEQKTARPINKNKHENENHSSLKSKRAESAVANENKQKRNISKINLCTAIAGAAAMLFLFIYANFIYKPQVAFVQDSLGAYSSKGHLNPDEGLKAGNYSLSEGALKIKFEKGTEAILEAPAMFTLADSNKIILEYGRLNANVPPDGKGFIVKTKNAVIKDLSTQFGVNVGHLAGCQVYVHKGRVELESNKGQRERQHAERFSEILGQYQAVEFDDNESINEIDYPETGYIRYFSSEDNFVWRGEDFSLSAAVSDKNGFEYESGNKAVDLVDGEIKHLEDCHNGWRLAQDTFKKVESKFIDSVFVPYKDKNGCKISTSGVAFKSFSNSQSAFWAPVSSQSIVWNTSDNQLGVGFAEVETGYDDPVIFMHSNSGITFDLQALRNQYPSLQPSFFQTIYQTAINRSGTGAFRYWVLVDGEVVSDGFQPGTNDFLNRKISVPLDENSRFLTLAITDKDDGTSYDWGVFVDPVIKFGLKPLTQ from the coding sequence ATGAAAAAAGAAGACATATTTAAACTTTATAATAAAATTGTATCTTCCATCGAGGGCGATTTGAGCGATAGAGAAAGGGCGGAACTCCTTCAAACGGTCAGATCAGATTCAGATGCTGCTTATTATTATCTCCGTTTTATGGAAATTTATTCCATGATGAGCTCTCATGACGGCAGCCGAATTATCGAAAACTTAATAGAAACGGGCGAAGACTTGAGTTTTGCAGAGGAACTAAATATTGATGAAAATGCTGTTAACAGAATCTTAGAAGAGCAAAAAACAGCTCGGCCAATCAATAAAAACAAACACGAAAACGAAAATCATAGTTCGCTTAAAAGCAAAAGGGCGGAATCTGCCGTTGCTAACGAAAATAAACAGAAAAGGAATATTTCAAAAATCAATCTTTGCACAGCTATTGCCGGTGCAGCGGCAATGTTGTTTTTATTTATATACGCCAATTTCATCTACAAACCGCAGGTTGCCTTTGTTCAGGACAGTCTTGGTGCATATTCTTCTAAGGGGCATCTGAATCCGGATGAAGGGCTCAAAGCAGGTAACTATTCGCTTTCTGAGGGTGCATTAAAGATAAAATTCGAAAAGGGCACTGAGGCAATATTAGAAGCCCCGGCTATGTTTACTCTCGCAGACTCCAATAAAATAATCCTTGAATACGGCCGCCTTAATGCGAATGTACCGCCAGATGGTAAAGGATTTATCGTGAAAACAAAGAATGCCGTAATAAAAGACCTCAGCACTCAGTTTGGCGTAAATGTCGGTCATCTTGCCGGCTGTCAGGTTTATGTTCATAAAGGAAGGGTGGAGTTAGAATCCAATAAAGGCCAACGTGAACGGCAGCACGCAGAGCGGTTCAGTGAAATTTTAGGTCAGTATCAGGCCGTGGAATTTGATGATAATGAGAGTATAAATGAAATAGATTACCCTGAAACCGGTTATATTCGTTATTTTTCTTCCGAAGATAATTTTGTTTGGCGAGGAGAAGATTTTTCTCTTTCAGCGGCTGTATCAGACAAAAATGGGTTTGAGTATGAAAGCGGCAATAAGGCTGTGGACTTAGTTGATGGAGAAATTAAGCACCTTGAAGACTGCCATAATGGCTGGCGGTTGGCGCAGGATACATTCAAAAAGGTGGAGAGTAAATTTATAGATTCAGTTTTTGTGCCGTATAAAGACAAAAACGGGTGTAAAATAAGCACTTCCGGAGTAGCCTTTAAATCCTTTTCTAACAGTCAAAGCGCCTTCTGGGCACCTGTAAGCAGTCAGTCTATTGTTTGGAATACTTCTGATAATCAATTAGGAGTCGGGTTTGCAGAGGTTGAAACAGGATATGATGATCCGGTAATCTTTATGCACTCCAACTCAGGGATCACCTTTGACCTGCAGGCTTTGAGAAATCAGTACCCTTCGCTTCAGCCGTCTTTCTTTCAGACGATTTACCAGACTGCAATAAATCGCTCTGGGACAGGTGCATTCAGGTATTGGGTGCTTGTTGACGGCGAAGTTGTCTCAGACGGTTTCCAGCCCGGGACAAATGATTTCCTCAACAGGAAAATTTCAGTTCCATTAGATGAAAACTCCCGATTCTTAACTCTCGCAATTACAGACAAGGACGACGGAACTTCATACGATTGGGGGGTATTCGTTGACCCGGTGATCAAATTCGGTTTGAAGCCGCTCACTCAATAA
- a CDS encoding sigma-70 family RNA polymerase sigma factor, translating to MQKKDEFLKLFLDCNNRLYCYILTFVPNKSEADDVLQDSALLMWEKFDNYEKGTNFFSWACTVARNKVFEHYRSKKRFSNLIDNELLEDIGSNFGFSSQQENLKLSALNGCISKLSDNDKGLIKARFTKGTSLKNFARDTERSINTVYKRMAYIYTMLESCIERTLKQWEQG from the coding sequence ATGCAAAAAAAAGATGAATTTTTGAAGTTATTTTTAGATTGCAACAACAGACTGTATTGTTACATATTGACTTTTGTGCCAAACAAATCCGAGGCAGATGATGTTCTTCAGGATTCTGCATTACTAATGTGGGAAAAATTTGATAATTACGAAAAAGGTACAAATTTTTTCAGTTGGGCATGCACTGTCGCCCGTAATAAGGTTTTTGAGCATTATCGCAGCAAAAAACGTTTTTCTAATCTTATTGATAATGAACTTCTAGAAGATATTGGGAGTAATTTCGGATTTAGTTCTCAACAGGAAAATTTGAAACTCTCTGCTCTTAACGGATGCATAAGCAAACTCAGCGACAATGATAAGGGGTTGATAAAGGCCAGGTTTACTAAGGGAACAAGTTTAAAGAATTTTGCAAGAGATACAGAGCGTTCTATAAATACAGTATATAAACGTATGGCTTACATCTATACTATGCTCGAGAGCTGCATCGAAAGAACCTTAAAACAATGGGAGCAGGGATGA
- a CDS encoding IS3 family transposase yields the protein MKKSKKTRYETAHKAYKRASEKEEKVTITEICCASGISRQYFYKARKVRQKQLIDEAFIMDLVNQERSLQPQLGCRKLLSLISEDLSEAGVSIGRDRFFDLMGKFNKLIKPKRRSASTTNSRHRFRVYSNKLKDMNLQGPNEAIVSDITYIRTDQGFVYLALVMDAFSRKVIGYDCSDSLEAEGCLRALNRALKQIPTSAKAVHHSDRGCQYCCNAYIDMLQEAGIGISMTEDKHCYENAKAERLNGIMKHEYGLCNTFAKKEHAYEAVKQAVLLYNTRRPHAALGYRIPEAVHLAA from the coding sequence GTGAAGAAGTCAAAAAAAACTAGATACGAAACGGCACACAAGGCTTACAAAAGGGCTTCAGAAAAGGAAGAAAAAGTAACCATAACTGAAATATGCTGCGCATCAGGCATAAGCCGCCAGTATTTTTATAAGGCTCGTAAAGTGCGTCAAAAGCAGCTTATTGATGAGGCTTTTATAATGGATTTGGTAAACCAGGAGCGTTCCTTGCAGCCTCAATTAGGCTGCAGAAAGCTCTTGTCGCTGATATCTGAGGACTTATCAGAAGCGGGGGTTAGTATAGGTCGAGATCGGTTTTTCGATTTGATGGGCAAGTTTAATAAGCTGATCAAGCCTAAAAGACGCAGCGCCTCAACGACTAACAGCCGGCACAGGTTTCGGGTCTATAGTAATAAGCTTAAAGATATGAATCTGCAAGGACCAAATGAGGCAATTGTAAGTGATATAACTTATATACGCACCGATCAGGGTTTTGTCTATCTTGCTCTGGTAATGGATGCCTTCAGCCGCAAGGTCATAGGTTATGATTGTAGTGATAGTCTTGAGGCCGAGGGTTGTTTAAGAGCCTTGAACCGAGCATTGAAGCAGATCCCCACCTCAGCAAAGGCGGTTCATCATTCCGATCGAGGCTGCCAGTACTGCTGCAATGCTTATATTGATATGCTCCAAGAAGCTGGTATTGGTATCAGCATGACAGAAGATAAACATTGTTATGAAAATGCTAAGGCAGAGCGGCTTAACGGAATAATGAAACATGAATATGGTTTGTGCAATACCTTTGCGAAAAAGGAACATGCCTATGAGGCAGTAAAACAAGCGGTGTTGCTTTATAATACCCGCCGCCCGCATGCAGCATTAGGCTATCGAATACCAGAGGCGGTGCACTTGGCAGCGTGA
- a CDS encoding transposase, translating into MKNKRPTNTRYSEAFKLQVVNELESGKLSCINEANIRYGIAGSHTVKRWLKKYGRNHLIPKRIRVERPDEHDRLKQLKAENKELKEALADAYLEKLVSDSRFEVTCEQFGLDSEEVKKN; encoded by the coding sequence ATGAAAAACAAAAGACCTACAAACACTCGTTATAGTGAAGCATTTAAGTTGCAAGTGGTAAATGAGCTTGAATCTGGTAAACTCTCATGTATAAATGAAGCCAATATTCGTTATGGAATAGCAGGAAGCCACACCGTTAAGCGTTGGCTTAAGAAATACGGCCGAAACCATTTAATACCAAAGAGGATACGCGTGGAAAGACCAGATGAACATGACCGGTTAAAGCAATTAAAAGCAGAGAACAAAGAGCTGAAAGAAGCTCTCGCAGATGCTTATTTAGAAAAGCTTGTAAGTGATTCTCGATTTGAAGTTACTTGTGAGCAGTTTGGCTTGGACAGTGAAGAAGTCAAAAAAAACTAG